CGTCGAGGTCACCGAAACCGGCAGCACCATCAAGGCCCACGGCCTGCGCATCCTGCAGGAACTGATGCAGACCAACACCCAGTTGATCGCCAATCACGACGCCTGGCAAGACCCCGTGAAACGCGAAAAGATCGAGCAAATCGCCCTGCTCCTCAAGGGCGCCCTGCTGGGAGAGAAGCTGGTGGGCCTGAAGATGAACGTCCCCAAGCGCCGTCTGGAAGAGATCGTGGCGATCCTGCCCAGCCTGAACGCCCCGACCGTCGCCCCCCTCTACCAGTCCGACTGGTTTTCGGTGGAAACGGTAGTCAACACCAACGTGATGCGCGACCTGATCCCCGAGCTGCAGAAGCAGGGCGCCGAAGGCATCATCGAGTACCCGTTGAACAAGGTGGTCTGAATGGTTTCCCATCGCATCCGGCAGATGAGCTCCTTCATCGTCATGGACGTTCTGGAGCGCGCCAACGAGATCGCGCGCCAGGGCCACAACGTCATCCATCTGGAGGTCGGCGAACCGGATTTCAACACCCCGGAGTGCGTCAAGCGGGCCGTCTGCCGGGCATTGGACAGCGGCCAGACCCACTACACCCACAGCCTCGGGGTTCCCGAGCTGCGGCAGGCGATCTGCGACTATTACGCCGCGCGCTACCGGGTCACGGTGGACCCCGACCAGGTCATCGTCTCCTCGGGCACCTCACCGGCGATGTTCGCGCTGTTCGCCGCCCTGCTGGACCCGAACGACGAGGTGATCATCTCCGACCCCCACTATGCCTGCTACCCCAACTTCATCACCTTTGTCCAGGGCCGGCCGGTGACCGTGCCGGTCTACGAGGAGGACGGCTTCCAGTTTCGGCCCGAGGCCATCGCCGCCAAACTGAGCCGGCGCACCAAGGCCATCTTCATCAACTCGCCCTCCAACCCCACCGGCAACCTCCTTTCCCGGCGCCGCATGGCGGCGATCGCCGACCTGGCGGGCAGTGACGGCCCCCCCTACGTGGTCTCCGACGAGATCTACCACGGCCTGGTTTACGAAGGAGAGGAGCACTGCATCCTGGAGTTCACCGACAACGCCTTCGTGCTCAACGGCTTTTCCAAAATGTACGCCATGACCGGGCTCCGCCTGG
This is a stretch of genomic DNA from Desulfobacteraceae bacterium. It encodes these proteins:
- a CDS encoding pyridoxal phosphate-dependent aminotransferase, with protein sequence MVSHRIRQMSSFIVMDVLERANEIARQGHNVIHLEVGEPDFNTPECVKRAVCRALDSGQTHYTHSLGVPELRQAICDYYAARYRVTVDPDQVIVSSGTSPAMFALFAALLDPNDEVIISDPHYACYPNFITFVQGRPVTVPVYEEDGFQFRPEAIAAKLSRRTKAIFINSPSNPTGNLLSRRRMAAIADLAGSDGPPYVVSDEIYHGLVYEGEEHCILEFTDNAFVLNGFSKMYAMTGLRLGYLIVPKKFVRPIQKIQQNFFISPNSVIQQAGIAALKEAGPDVARMKAIYNERRQYIIRRLKELGFGLTVAPTGAFYVFANAKHLSHDSFKLAFDILEKAHVGVTPGIDFGQNGEGYLRFSYANSMENIAEGMQRIARYIAAAG